The Xenopus laevis strain J_2021 chromosome 5L, Xenopus_laevis_v10.1, whole genome shotgun sequence genome has a segment encoding these proteins:
- the slitrk3.L gene encoding SLIT and NTRK-like protein 3 gives MKPPSAETRLKGRMLWIILISTIALAWTTPIPLIEDSEEIDQPCFDPCYCEVKESLFHIYCENKGFTNISQITEYWSRPFKLYLQRNSMRRLYTNSFLHLNNAVSINMGNNALQDIQAGAFNGLKVLKRLYLHENKLDSFKNDTFLGLESLEYLQADYNVIKRIESGAFRYLNKLRVLILNDNHIPLLPTNLFKSVSLTHLDLRGNRLKILFYKGMLDHIGRSIMEIQLAENPWNCSCEILQLKNWLERIPYTVLVGDITCESPFHFHGKDLRDIKRSKLCPALSESEAEKSWGIPQIPSSKENAWPTKPSSMLSSSHVTASSVEYKSSNKQPTTTKQPRAPKPPPTPRGLYPGPNQPPIAGYQTRPPIPIICPTGCSCSLHINDLGLTVNCKERGFHNISELLPRPLNAKKLYLNGNLIQKIYRSDFWNFSSLDLLHLGTNRISYVQEGAFVNLPNLKKLYLNGNDIERLTPGMFRGLQSLHYLYFEYNTIREIQPAAFSLMPNLKLLFLNDNLLRTLPTDTFAGTSLSRLNLRNNHFLYLPVAGVLEHLNAIVQIDLNQNPWDCTCDIVPLKQWIETISSVIVVGEVLCTSPENLTNKDLKSIDMKVLCPELLDAEAAASPALPGNMVPTSSSVFEFTTPGGAIPLSVLILSLLILFFSAVFVAAGLFAFVLRRRKKLPFRKRQEVDLTGIQMQCRIFEDRQNNSPEKAPGHVYDYIPHPVTQMCNNPIYKPREEEMGEQFSETKENNTNYRTLIEKEKEWTMAVSNSQLNTIVTVNQSGDIPSFHENGVIFPGVIDRERPAPTVGFVDCLYGTVPKLKELHVHPPGMQYPDLQQDARLKETLLFSAGKGFSDQTQSEYLELRAKLQTKPDYLEVLEKTTYRF, from the coding sequence ATGAAACCACCTTCAGCAGAAACTCGTCTTAAAGGACGGATGCTGTGGATAATTCTTATAAGCACAATCGCTCTTGCATGGACTACACCAATTCCCTTGATTGAGGATTCAGAGGAAATAGACCAGCCATGCTTTGATCCTTGCTACTGTGAAGTGAAGGAAAGCCTTTTTCACATTTATTGCGAGAATAAAGGATTTACAAATATCAGTCAGATTACAGAATACTGGTCAAGACCTTTCAAACTCTATCTTCAAAGAAACTCTATGAGAAGATTGTACACCAACAGTTTTCTACACCTAAACAATGCTGTGTCTATAAACATGGGGAACAATGCATTGCAGGACATTCAGGCAGGAGCTTTTAATGGTCTGAAAGTTTTGAAGAGGCTATACCTGCATGAAAACAAGCTGGacagttttaaaaatgacacGTTTCTAGGGCTGGAAAGCTTGGAATACCTTCAGGCAGATTATAATGTCATTAAGCGGATTGAGAGTGGGGCCTTCAGATACTTAAATAAACTGAGAGTATTAATTCTAAATGATAACCATATTCCATTACTTCCAACAAATTTATTCAAGTCTGTGTCTTTAACACACTTGGACTTGCGTGGAAATAGGTTAAAGATACTATTCTACAAAGGAATGTTGGATCATATTGGAAGAAGCATAATGGAGATCCAGCTTGCTGAGAATCCATGGAATTGCTCCTGTGAGATTTTGCAACTAAAAAACTGGCTAGAACGTATACCATACACTGTTCTGGTCGGAGATATTACATGTGAAAGTCCATTTCATTTTCATGGCAAGGATCTGAGGGATATAAAACGTAGTAAGCTCTGCCCCGCATTATCTGAAAGTGAAGCTGAAAAAAGTTGGGGAATTCCCCAAATACCATCTAGCAAAGAAAATGCATGGCCAACAAAACCATCCTCTATGCTGTCTTCTTCTCATGTCACTGCTTCATCTGTGGAGTACAAGTCATCTAATAAACAGCCAACAACCACTAAGCAGCCAAGAGCTCCCAAGCCTCCGCCAACACCTAGAGGCCTTTATCCAGGCCCAAACCAACCTCCTATAGCGGGATATCAGACGAGACCACCCATTCCGATAATATGTCCCACTGGCTGTTCATGTAGTTTGCATATTAATGATTTGGGGTTGACTGTAAATTGTAAAGAGAGAGGATTCCACAACATATCGGAACTTCTACCCAGGCCACTAAATGCTAAAAAGCTCTACTTAAATGGTAACTTGATTCAGAAAATTTACAGGTCggatttttggaatttttcttcTTTGGATTTATTACATCTGGGGACTAACCGTATATCATATGTGCAAGAGGGAGCATTTGTTAACcttcccaatttaaaaaaattgtatctgaATGGAAATGACATTGAGAGGCTGACGCCTGGCATGTTCAGGGGTTTGCAAAGTTTGCATTATTTATACTTTGAATATAACACGATAAGGGAAATCCAGCCTGCTGCTTTTAGTTTGATGCCAAATCTGAAACTGCTTTTTCTGAATGACAATCTGCTTAGAACCCTTCCAACTGACACTTTTGCTGGCACTTCTTTGTCCAGACTTAATCTGAGAAATAACCACTTTCTTTACCTTCCTGTCGCAGGGGTTTTGGAGCACCTTAATGCCATAGTCCAGATTGATCTCAATCAGAATCCATGGGATTGTACCTGTGacattgttcctttaaagcagtggaTAGAAACCATCAGCTCAGTCATTGTTGTTGGAGAGGTTTTATGTACAAGTCCAGAAAATCTGACAAATAAGGATCTAAAATCAATTGACATGAAAGTTTTGTGTCCAGAACTACTCGATGCTGAAGCTGCTGCTTCACCTGCTCTGCCTGGTAACATGGTGCCCACGAGTTCATCTGTATTTGAGTTTACCACACCAGGGGGTGCCATTCCACTGTCTGTCCTTATCCTCAGTCTTTTAATTCTGTTTTTCTCAGCTGTTTTTGTGGCTGCAGGTCTTTTTGCTTTTGTGCTTAGAAGGCGTAAGAAACTGCCTTTCCGAAAGAGACAAGAGGTGGATTTAACCGGCATTCAGATGCAGTGCAGGATCTTTGAGGACAGACAGAACAACTCCCCAGAAAAGGCCCCTGGTCATGTCTATGACTACATCCCACACCCAGTAACCCAGATGTGCAACAACCCCATCTATAAGCCCAGAGAAGAAGAAATGGGGGAGCAATTTTCAGAGACAAAAGAAAATAACACCAATTACAGGACTTtaatagaaaaagagaaagagtGGACCATGGCAGTATCAAATTCCCAGTTAAATACAATAGTCACTGTAAATCAGTCTGGGGACATACCAAGTTTTCATGAAAATGGAGTAATTTTTCCTGGTGTAATTGATCGAGAAAGACCAGCTCCCACAGTGGGCTTTGTGGACTGCCTTTATGGCACTGTGCCCAAATTAAAGGAACTGCACGTGCACCCCCCTGGAATGCAATATCCTGATTTGCAGCAGGATGCCAGATTAAAAGAAACCCTTCTTTTCTCAGCTGGAAAGGGGTTCTCAGACCAAACCCAAAGTGAATACCTCGAGTTAAGGGCCAAACTCCAAACAAAGCCAGATTACCTCGAAGTCCTGGAAAAAACAACGTATAGGTTCTAG